ATGTACGATAATAGCGATAGTTTCAATCAGGTGTTATCCTTTTATGAGGAAGACTGTGCGCTTCCAGAACCGCTTCGAGTACGAACCCGCGCTAACTATAGCGGATTGGTGACGATGTGCGATCGCTGGTTCGGCCATTTGATGGACACGCTTCGAGCAACAGGCCGATTGGATGACACGTTAATCATCTTCACTTCCGATCATGGCCACTCGATTTTCGATCGAAATTATATCGGTAAGCGCCCATACCCCTCAACTCCAGAAGTGTACGATATACCGATTCTGATTCGTCACCCGGAAGGGATTGGAGCCGGTAAAAAGAGTGATATGTATGTTCAGCACCATGACATCTCTGCCGTAATTATGGAAGCTGCGGGCGTGAAGCCGGTTGAACCAATGGATGGAATCCCGTTCTATAAGGCAGCGCTGGAAGGTGGCGCTCCAATTCGGGATCATGTCACCGTCGGATGGGGTTCAACACCAACGGTAATTAAGGATAACTGGTGGCTTAACTGCAAGGTAGACGGAACAGGTGTTTTGTTGCGCGATCTTAGCGTAAATGACCCCTTCGCTGCCAATGTTGCGGACAAGTACCCGGAAGTGGTGGATGAGCTCTTTGCCATGGCGCTCAAAGATGCCGACGGCAAGATCCCTGATTGGCTTTTCGATTATGATTGGCCTTGATCTGACACTAGCAGATTATCTGATAGAGAAATTGAAGGAGTGTCAGATGACAACAAAACAGAAGATTATCCGCAACAAAGTAGGACTGCTTGAGTTGGAATACGCAAGGGAACCGTGAACTTCGCTACTGGTAAGGTTCATTATGTTGGTATTACACTATGTTACCGTTGAAATGAACGGTGGGGGTTAAGCTGCCCGGGATAGACTCGAACTACCGCTACCTGAACCAGAGTCAGGCGTCCTGCCACTAGACGACCGGGCACCGAATTGCGGAAATAATTATACCATACGACGCCAGTTATGGCAGGCTTTTTCTTCTTAGCTATTTCTTCCTGCTAACCTGTTCTACTTTGTCTACGTAATGTGATAGAATCAAATGGCGCAAATTGCGCGATAAAAGGTAGTGCTATCATGCCCCAGGACAGTATTGTAATTCACGGCGCGCGGGAACATAACCTTAAAAATATCACCATTGAGCTTCCGCGTGACCGGCTGATTGTTATAACGGGAATTTCCGGATCGGGTAAATCCAGCTTGGCGTTCGATACGATTTATGCAGAAGGGCAGCGCCGGTATGTGGAAAGCCTGTCGGCCTATGCGCGTCAATTTTTGGGTCAGATGGACAAGCCCGATGTCGACCATATCGAAGGGCTATCCCCCGCCGTTTCTATCGACCAGAAGTCCACCAGCCGAAACCCGCGTTCGACCGTTGGGACTGTGACCGAGATTTATGATTACTTGCGTGTCCTATTCGCGCGTGCAGGTACCCCTCACTGTCCGAACTGCGGCAAGCCAATCGCACGCCAGACGGTTGAACAGATTTTGGATACGGTGATGGCTCTGCCTGATGGGAGCAAAATACAGGTTTTAGCTCCGGTGGTGCGGGGGCGAAAGGGCGAGTATAAGCAAGTTTTCGATGACATCCAAAAGCAGGGTTATGTGCGCGTGCGGGTTGATGGCAAGATGTATGAGGTCACCGACGACATCAAACTCGACCGATATAAGCAGCATACGATTGAAGTTGTTATCGACCGCTTAGTGGTCAAAGAGGGGCTTGAGCAGAGGTTGTCGGCATCGCTTGAGACCGCATTGAAGCTGGGC
The nucleotide sequence above comes from bacterium. Encoded proteins:
- a CDS encoding excinuclease ABC subunit UvrA, which codes for MPQDSIVIHGAREHNLKNITIELPRDRLIVITGISGSGKSSLAFDTIYAEGQRRYVESLSAYARQFLGQMDKPDVDHIEGLSPAVSIDQKSTSRNPRSTVGTVTEIYDYLRVLFARAGTPHCPNCGKPIARQTVEQILDTVMALPDGSKIQVLAPVVRGRKGEYKQVFDDIQKQGYVRVRVDGKMYEVTDDIKLDRYKQHTIEVVIDRLVVKEGLEQRLSASLETALKLGDGIVALQVVDGEELLFSEHFACPDCGISVGEIEPRTFSFNSPYGACQECHGLGTRTEFDPELIIPDRSKSIAQGAIAPFVHKNGELKGWYPELFEGVANRFDFSVTVPAKELSKEVIDFLMNGV
- a CDS encoding sulfatase; the encoded protein is MNIILMVFDSLRKDCIGCYGKPYWGEVKTPNFDALAKESLMMTRAYPESLPTLPTRRALYTGKRTYPFDKGNFWLKGDFYGFPGWGAIPEDQPTLAEMLSEAGYRTALVSDVCHMFKPSKNFTRGFNQWTFLRGNETDSARSGPALTEKEVEAWVHESIRTPRWMTWARDAVMNMKGRVHEEDYCNARVLIEASKWIEENQDAKNFFLTIESFDPHEAWFVPEYYRRMYDNSDSFNQVLSFYEEDCALPEPLRVRTRANYSGLVTMCDRWFGHLMDTLRATGRLDDTLIIFTSDHGHSIFDRNYIGKRPYPSTPEVYDIPILIRHPEGIGAGKKSDMYVQHHDISAVIMEAAGVKPVEPMDGIPFYKAALEGGAPIRDHVTVGWGSTPTVIKDNWWLNCKVDGTGVLLRDLSVNDPFAANVADKYPEVVDELFAMALKDADGKIPDWLFDYDWP